One Malania oleifera isolate guangnan ecotype guangnan chromosome 10, ASM2987363v1, whole genome shotgun sequence genomic region harbors:
- the LOC131167002 gene encoding glycosylinositol phosphorylceramide mannosyl transferase 1, with the protein MTLCDSDRRVGPRVEATAVMRGTSCNRRAIQIQRLPQAAISAVGSIKIKLLLLCCIIFTLILLASRGASFMGWTHHAAASDRFSAMRNGYAILINTWKRNDLLKQSISHYASCAGLDSIHIVWSEPDPPSDSLTKFLHHVIQSNARDGRQVVLKFDFSKEDSLNNRFKEIKDLKTDAVFSVDDDVIFPCSTVEFAFSVWESAPDTMVGFVPRAHWVDQSKGHKHYYIYGGWWSVWWTGTYSMVLSKAAFFHKNYLRLYTNEMPASIREYVTKNRNCEDIAMSFLVANATGAPPIWVKGKIFEIGSTGISSLGGHSERRSQCVNKFVAVYGRMPLVSTSVKAVDSRSTWLW; encoded by the exons ATGACCCTGTGCGACTCGGATCGGCGAGTCGGTCCCCGAGTCGAAGCCACCGCGGTGATGAGAGGGACCTCCTGTAACCGTCGTGCGATTCAGATTCAGAGGCTCCCGCAGGCAGCGATCTCCGCCGTTGGATCCATCAAGATCAAGCTGCTGCTCCTCTGCTGCATCATCTTCACGCTCATTCTACTCGCGAGCCGCGGTGCTTCTTTCATGGGATGGACGCATCACGCTGCTGCTTCGGATCGATTCTCTGCTATGAG GAATGGGTATGCAATTTTGATTAACACGTGGAAGAGAAATGATCTCTTGAAGCAGTCCATCTCTCACTACGCATCATGCGCTGGCCTTGATTCTATTCATATTGTGTGGAGTGAGCCAGATCCTCCATCAGATTCTCTTACTAAATTTCTACACCATGTTATTCAATCAAATGCTAGAGACGGTAGACAAGTTGTATTGAAATTTGATTTCAGTAAGGAAGACAGTCTGAACAATAGATTCAAGGAAATTAAGGATTTGAAGACAGATGCCGTCTTTTCTGTCGACGATGATGTCATATTTCCTTGTTCTACAGTAGAGTTTGCATTCAGTGTTTGGGAAAGTGCACCAGATACGATGGTTGGATTTGTGCCCCGTGCCCATTGGGTTGATCAATCG AAAGGCCATAAGCATTACTACATCTATGGGGGATGGTGGTCTGTTTGGTGGACTGGTACATACAGCATGGTACTCTCAAAGGCAGcattttttcacaaaaattatCTCAGGCTGTACACAAACGAGATGCCTGCATCAATCAGAGAATATGTTACAAAGAACAG AAACTGCGAAGATATTGCAATGTCTTTCCTTGTTGCCAATGCAACTGGTGCTCCACCTATTTGGGTGAAAG GTAAGATATTCGAAATTGGCTCCACTGGAATCAGCAGCCTGGGAGGTCACAGCGAGCGAAGATCCCAATGTGTAAACAAGTTTGTTGCAGTGTATGGGCGGATGCCCTTGGTTTCAACCTCTGTGAAGGCCGTTGATAGCCGCAGCACATGGTTGTGGTGA